The following coding sequences are from one Devosia neptuniae window:
- a CDS encoding imelysin family protein: MRLLLVLLLFLGAGPAMAQKLTTTAALADAVNEVIRPGFDDLSDEAHGLVDAMAALCENPSADGQALAQAQFGKAATAYGRVEFVRIGPLMEGNRSDKLLFWPDRKGIALRQVQAILADEDASATALETLKGKSVAVQGFTALEFVLFGTGAEALAGAEGQFRCQYGATIADNVAEIADALSAAWDADDGTAAHLMAPNEAFADYRTKTEAVEALVGLVSHGIEGLRDTRINPFIGQGGKAAAPKQALFWRSGLTMAMAQANVEGLEQLFSVSGMARIGGAADSGLDNSIRFEFSNAKRAIGLVNAPVEEAVADPKQAQALAYLVIVTQSLQTLVGEQLSAALGLSVGFSSLDGD; this comes from the coding sequence ATGCGTCTGCTGCTTGTTCTGCTGCTGTTTCTGGGTGCCGGGCCGGCCATGGCGCAGAAGCTGACCACGACGGCGGCGCTGGCCGATGCGGTCAATGAAGTGATCCGGCCGGGTTTTGATGATCTGAGCGACGAGGCGCATGGGCTGGTCGATGCTATGGCGGCACTGTGCGAAAACCCGTCGGCGGATGGGCAGGCGCTGGCGCAGGCGCAGTTCGGCAAGGCGGCGACTGCCTATGGGCGGGTCGAATTCGTGCGGATCGGGCCGCTGATGGAGGGCAATCGCAGCGACAAGCTGCTGTTCTGGCCCGACCGCAAGGGCATTGCGCTGCGGCAGGTGCAGGCGATCCTGGCCGATGAGGATGCGAGCGCCACGGCGCTCGAGACGCTCAAGGGCAAGAGCGTTGCCGTGCAGGGGTTTACGGCGCTGGAGTTTGTGCTGTTTGGCACTGGGGCGGAGGCTTTGGCGGGAGCTGAGGGGCAGTTCCGCTGCCAATATGGGGCGACTATTGCTGACAACGTGGCCGAGATTGCCGATGCGCTCTCCGCTGCGTGGGATGCTGATGATGGCACGGCCGCGCATTTGATGGCGCCGAATGAAGCTTTTGCCGATTATCGGACCAAGACCGAGGCGGTGGAGGCGCTGGTCGGGCTGGTCTCGCACGGCATCGAAGGACTGCGCGATACGCGGATCAATCCGTTCATCGGGCAAGGCGGCAAGGCTGCGGCACCCAAACAGGCCTTGTTCTGGCGCTCGGGGCTGACCATGGCGATGGCGCAGGCCAATGTGGAGGGGTTGGAACAGCTGTTCAGCGTTTCGGGCATGGCGCGGATTGGTGGGGCGGCGGATAGCGGATTGGACAATTCGATCCGCTTTGAATTTTCCAATGCCAAGCGGGCGATCGGGCTGGTCAATGCGCCGGTGGAAGAGGCCGTGGCCGATCCCAAACAGGCGCAGGCGCTGGCTTATCTGGTGATCGTCACCCAATCGCTGCAGACGCTGGTGGGCGAGCAATTGTCCGCTGCGCTGGGGCTGAGCGTCGGGTTTTCCTCGCTGGACGGAGACTGA
- a CDS encoding DUF1513 domain-containing protein — protein MWQRRAFLKAAGVGFAASLMPRQLVALERNELVFASSVQTSSGGYGAVLLGERGDLIAQIALPDRGHDITISPEAGRGVVFARQPGTFALVFDPAGREAPVTLTSIEGRHFFGHGVFSPDGRLLYATESDFEAAKGVIGIYDATDDYKRVGEFPTYGTGPHEMLLMPDGVTFVIANGGIETHPDYGRAELNLDTMDPSVAFVDRRDGHLVGQLRLDAGLHQLSIRHMAIDARSRVWFGCQYRGAPSDSPQLVGYATADGEIRLIELPLDTLRDLRNYVGSVAVSADGTSVAVSSPEGDLLVAIDAEGGRPVLVETLRNGCGLAADGAGFVATSGMGEMIGLAGAERDRQKFDFAFDNHVLRVG, from the coding sequence ATGTGGCAGCGGCGCGCTTTCCTCAAGGCGGCGGGCGTTGGCTTTGCCGCGAGCCTGATGCCGCGGCAATTGGTGGCGTTGGAGCGGAATGAACTGGTGTTTGCCTCCTCGGTGCAGACCAGTTCGGGCGGCTATGGCGCGGTGCTGCTGGGCGAGCGCGGCGATCTGATCGCGCAGATCGCGCTGCCCGATCGGGGGCATGACATTACGATTAGTCCCGAGGCGGGGCGCGGCGTGGTGTTTGCGCGCCAGCCGGGGACGTTTGCATTGGTGTTCGACCCGGCCGGGCGGGAAGCGCCGGTGACGCTGACCTCGATCGAGGGGCGGCACTTTTTTGGTCACGGGGTGTTCTCGCCGGATGGGCGGCTGCTTTATGCGACCGAGAGCGATTTCGAGGCGGCCAAGGGTGTCATCGGCATTTACGACGCGACTGACGACTATAAGCGTGTCGGGGAATTTCCGACCTATGGCACGGGGCCGCATGAAATGCTGCTGATGCCTGATGGGGTGACTTTCGTTATCGCCAATGGCGGCATCGAGACCCATCCCGATTATGGCCGGGCCGAGTTGAACCTGGATACGATGGACCCTTCGGTGGCTTTCGTCGACCGCCGGGACGGGCATTTGGTGGGGCAATTGCGGCTCGATGCGGGGCTACATCAGCTCTCGATCCGCCACATGGCGATCGATGCGCGCAGCCGGGTGTGGTTCGGCTGCCAATATCGCGGCGCGCCCAGCGATAGCCCGCAATTGGTCGGCTATGCCACGGCCGATGGCGAGATCAGATTGATCGAATTGCCGCTCGATACGCTGCGCGACCTGCGCAATTATGTCGGCTCGGTTGCGGTTTCTGCCGATGGGACGAGCGTTGCGGTGTCATCGCCGGAGGGGGATCTGCTGGTGGCCATCGACGCCGAAGGCGGGCGGCCGGTATTGGTTGAGACGCTGCGCAATGGCTGCGGGTTGGCGGCTGATGGCGCGGGGTTTGTAGCCACCAGTGGGATGGGGGAGATGATCGGGCTGGCGGGGGCGGAGCGGGACCGGCAGAAGTTCGATTTTGCGTTTGATAATCATGTGTTGCGGGTGGGGTGA
- a CDS encoding GIY-YIG nuclease family protein yields the protein MSTLGRYFVYILASRKYGALYIGVTNDLIARTYIHREDILPGQSSRYP from the coding sequence ATGAGCACCCTCGGCCGCTATTTCGTCTACATCCTCGCCAGCCGCAAATATGGTGCGCTCTATATCGGCGTCACCAATGACCTAATCGCCCGCACCTATATCCATCGCGAAGACATCCTGCCCGGCCAATCCTCGCGCTATCCATAA
- a CDS encoding uridine kinase family protein encodes MTPPTLDFDATITLVTQTSARFIAIDGLPVSGKSTLAERLEQTTGAQTISLDDFVRPEADWRGKVLPSFPFAYIRYDDFLAAVTSLAQHGHCTYYPYDWATGQASATARTITRDRPIIIEGVSSLHPALAPLYDLRLWVQSDASTTLTATLERGVGDWEHEWRDLFMPSVELYLQTNPSIRADYLIKGRGA; translated from the coding sequence ATGACCCCGCCAACTCTCGACTTCGACGCAACCATAACCCTGGTCACCCAAACCAGCGCCCGTTTCATCGCCATCGACGGCCTGCCCGTCAGCGGCAAGTCAACGCTCGCCGAGCGGCTGGAGCAAACCACCGGCGCCCAAACCATCTCCCTCGATGATTTCGTGCGGCCCGAAGCGGACTGGCGCGGCAAGGTGCTGCCGTCATTCCCCTTCGCCTATATCCGCTACGACGATTTTCTGGCCGCCGTGACCAGCCTCGCACAGCACGGACACTGCACCTACTACCCCTACGACTGGGCAACAGGCCAAGCCAGCGCCACCGCTCGAACCATCACCCGGGATCGGCCCATCATCATCGAAGGCGTGTCATCTCTCCACCCCGCCCTCGCTCCGCTCTACGACCTGCGCCTCTGGGTGCAAAGCGATGCCTCCACCACCCTCACCGCCACACTCGAGCGCGGCGTCGGCGACTGGGAACACGAATGGCGCGACCTGTTCATGCCCAGCGTCGAGCTCTACCTGCAGACCAATCCAAGCATTCGCGCGGATTATCTGATCAAGGGGCGCGGGGCCTGA
- a CDS encoding substrate-binding domain-containing protein: MRLKDLAEHLGLSQTTVSRALNGYPEVNEATRLRVAETAKRLGYRPNASALRLATGRSGAIGMVLRGSYEFGPHTSEFLGGIGERLADEEIDILLTTVESYEDEVAAYKRGAASQKVDAFILHSPTLHDERAELLLDLKVPFVLHGRTNIGKPVAWLDIDNTGAVERATSHLLDLGHRRIALLNGIKGRTFAEHREIGYLAALSARGVSFDPALMGNSVFTDEIAFRMTQAMLELRPRPTAFLAGSMMTALGIFRAIRQAGLELGKDVSMIAHDDVFPYLNADNMYPSMSTTRSSMRQAGTRMAELILQILAGKPIEDVHELWPVELVLRESSGPAPAL; the protein is encoded by the coding sequence ATGAGACTGAAAGACCTCGCCGAACATCTCGGCCTGTCGCAAACCACTGTCAGCCGCGCGCTCAATGGCTATCCCGAGGTCAACGAAGCCACGCGCCTGCGCGTCGCCGAAACCGCCAAGCGGCTGGGCTACCGCCCCAATGCCAGCGCGCTGCGGCTCGCCACCGGCCGCTCGGGCGCCATCGGCATGGTGCTGCGCGGCTCCTATGAATTCGGTCCTCATACCAGCGAATTTCTCGGCGGCATTGGCGAACGCCTGGCCGATGAGGAAATCGATATTCTGCTCACCACCGTCGAGAGCTACGAGGATGAAGTGGCCGCCTATAAGCGCGGCGCTGCCAGCCAGAAAGTGGATGCCTTCATCCTCCATTCCCCCACCCTGCATGACGAACGCGCCGAACTGCTGCTCGATCTCAAAGTGCCCTTCGTGCTGCATGGCCGCACCAATATCGGCAAGCCCGTCGCCTGGCTCGATATCGACAATACCGGCGCCGTCGAGCGCGCCACCAGCCATCTGCTCGATCTGGGCCATCGCCGCATCGCCCTGCTCAATGGCATCAAGGGCCGCACCTTTGCCGAGCACCGCGAAATCGGCTACCTCGCCGCCCTCTCGGCGCGGGGCGTCTCCTTCGATCCCGCCCTGATGGGCAATTCCGTCTTCACCGACGAAATCGCCTTCCGCATGACCCAGGCCATGCTCGAACTGCGCCCCCGCCCCACCGCCTTCCTCGCCGGCTCAATGATGACCGCGCTCGGCATCTTCCGCGCCATCCGCCAGGCCGGCCTTGAGTTGGGCAAAGACGTCTCCATGATCGCCCATGACGACGTCTTCCCCTATCTCAACGCCGACAACATGTACCCCTCCATGTCCACCACCCGCTCCTCCATGCGCCAGGCCGGCACCCGCATGGCCGAACTCATCCTGCAAATCCTCGCCGGCAAACCCATCGAAGACGTGCATGAGCTATGGCCGGTAGAACTGGTGCTGCGCGAGAGTTCAGGCCCGGCGCCCGCGCTCTAA
- a CDS encoding ABC transporter substrate-binding protein, with protein sequence MKINTLLVGLLTSVTLVVGSAQAADLSIVSGDTGNGLAFLRSQLDKFEAETGNKVTVVPMPSSTSDQFGQYRLWLAAGNTDIDVYQTDVIWAPQLADQFLDLTDAAKDVVGAHFPSIIESQTVDGKLVALPAFTDAPALFYRKDLLEKYSKPVPTTWDEMAATAKEIMDAERTAGNPDMYGFVFQGNAYEGLTCNALEWVKSSGGGQIVEADGTISINNPQAAAAIDRAATWIGTISPEGNLAYQEEESRGVWQLGNSVFMRNWPYAYALSGGDDSAVKGKFDVAPLPAGEGEGAGSAATLGGWNVAVSKYSPDPEEAIKLALFLASPEVQKERAINQSNLPTIEALYDDADVLKASPFMANWKEIFQNAVPRPSAPTKVKYNEVSSLFWSAVHNTLSGNGTAAENLEVLEADLSDLKGDAW encoded by the coding sequence ATGAAAATCAACACACTGCTCGTTGGTCTGCTGACGAGCGTGACGCTGGTCGTGGGCTCGGCCCAGGCGGCCGACTTGTCGATCGTGTCGGGCGATACCGGCAATGGCCTGGCATTCCTGCGCAGCCAGCTCGACAAGTTCGAGGCCGAGACGGGCAACAAGGTCACCGTGGTGCCGATGCCCTCGTCGACCTCCGATCAGTTCGGGCAATATCGCCTGTGGCTCGCCGCCGGCAATACCGATATCGACGTGTACCAGACCGACGTGATCTGGGCGCCGCAGCTGGCCGATCAATTTCTCGATCTGACCGATGCGGCCAAGGATGTGGTGGGCGCGCATTTCCCATCGATCATCGAGTCGCAGACGGTGGACGGCAAGCTCGTTGCCCTGCCGGCCTTTACCGACGCGCCGGCGCTGTTCTACCGCAAGGACCTGCTGGAAAAGTACAGCAAGCCCGTGCCCACCACCTGGGACGAAATGGCGGCGACCGCCAAGGAAATCATGGATGCCGAACGCACGGCCGGGAATCCGGACATGTATGGCTTCGTGTTCCAGGGCAATGCCTATGAAGGGCTGACCTGCAACGCCTTGGAATGGGTCAAGTCCAGCGGCGGCGGGCAGATCGTGGAGGCCGATGGCACGATTTCGATCAACAATCCGCAGGCTGCGGCCGCCATCGATCGTGCGGCGACCTGGATCGGCACGATCTCGCCGGAAGGCAATCTGGCCTATCAGGAAGAAGAAAGCCGCGGCGTGTGGCAGCTGGGCAATTCGGTGTTCATGCGCAACTGGCCCTATGCCTATGCACTGAGCGGTGGTGACGATTCCGCCGTGAAGGGCAAGTTCGACGTGGCGCCGCTTCCCGCCGGTGAAGGCGAAGGCGCGGGCTCGGCGGCAACGCTGGGCGGCTGGAATGTCGCGGTTTCCAAGTATTCGCCGGACCCGGAAGAGGCGATCAAGCTCGCTTTGTTCCTGGCTTCGCCCGAAGTGCAGAAGGAACGCGCGATCAACCAGTCCAACCTCCCCACGATCGAAGCGCTCTATGATGACGCCGACGTGCTGAAGGCTTCGCCCTTCATGGCCAACTGGAAAGAGATCTTCCAGAATGCGGTGCCGCGTCCGTCCGCGCCCACGAAGGTGAAGTATAACGAAGTGTCCTCGCTGTTCTGGAGCGCCGTCCACAATACCCTGTCGGGCAATGGCACTGCCGCCGAGAACCTCGAAGTTCTCGAGGCCGACCTGTCCGACCTCAAGGGCGACGCCTGGTAA
- a CDS encoding carbohydrate ABC transporter permease has protein sequence MQQRVRAARWFLLPMMIALAVVAGWPLLRSIYFSFTDASLTNLYGAEWVGFTNYLSWRTLDSGRTIYRGLLVDPAWWNAVWNTVRFAFWSVLWETVLGMIVALVLNAEFKGRGLVRAAILIPWAIPTIVSARMWSWMLNDQFGILNDLGMRLGLLSQKVAWTATAETAMTAVLVVDIWKTTPFMALLILAGLQMIPKDIYEAAEIDGVHPIKQFFKITLPLVRPALMVAIIFRVLDALRIFDLIYVLTPNSAATKTMSVLARENLFDFDKFAYGSAQSTLLFLIIAAFTILYIWLGKVNFDGGDR, from the coding sequence ATGCAGCAGAGGGTGCGCGCCGCGCGCTGGTTCCTGCTGCCCATGATGATCGCGCTGGCTGTGGTGGCCGGCTGGCCGCTGCTTCGCTCGATCTATTTTTCGTTCACCGATGCCTCGCTGACCAATCTTTATGGCGCGGAATGGGTGGGCTTTACCAATTACCTGAGCTGGCGCACGCTCGATAGCGGCCGCACCATCTACCGGGGCCTGCTGGTCGATCCGGCCTGGTGGAATGCGGTGTGGAACACGGTGCGCTTCGCGTTCTGGTCGGTGCTGTGGGAGACCGTGCTGGGCATGATCGTCGCCCTGGTGCTGAATGCCGAATTCAAGGGACGCGGCCTGGTGCGGGCGGCCATTCTCATTCCCTGGGCTATCCCCACCATCGTTTCGGCCCGCATGTGGAGCTGGATGCTGAACGACCAGTTCGGCATTCTCAACGATCTGGGGATGCGGCTGGGTCTGCTCAGCCAGAAGGTCGCCTGGACCGCTACGGCGGAGACGGCGATGACCGCGGTGCTGGTGGTGGATATCTGGAAGACCACGCCGTTCATGGCGCTGCTGATCCTGGCCGGATTGCAGATGATCCCCAAGGATATCTATGAGGCCGCCGAAATCGATGGCGTGCATCCCATCAAGCAGTTCTTCAAGATCACGCTGCCGCTGGTGCGGCCGGCGCTGATGGTGGCGATCATCTTCCGCGTGCTCGATGCGTTGCGCATTTTCGACCTGATCTATGTGCTGACGCCCAATAGCGCGGCGACCAAGACGATGAGTGTGCTGGCGCGGGAGAACCTGTTCGATTTCGACAAGTTCGCCTATGGCTCGGCGCAATCGACGCTGCTGTTCCTGATCATCGCCGCCTTCACCATCCTCTATATCTGGCTGGGCAAGGTGAATTTCGACGGGGGAGACCGCTAA
- a CDS encoding carbohydrate ABC transporter permease: protein MVGTLNLWGLTKTVLFYALVVFIVVVSVFPFYYAILTSFKSGTDLFRITYWPTSFSWNNYLAVLNTGSFPRNLLNSIFVASVTVLLALFLAVTAAFALSRVRFRGRSLLLMTILAVSMFPQIAVLAGLFEVIRALGIYNTPWALIFSYTIFTLPFTVWVLTTFMRDLPVEIEEAAIVDGASPWVIITRVFLPLMWPALVTTGLLAFIGAWNEFLFALTFTSSNNTRTVPVAIALLSGGSQYETPWGLIMAASVIVTVPLVILVLIFQRKIVSGLTAGGVKG, encoded by the coding sequence ATGGTTGGCACGCTCAATCTATGGGGCCTCACCAAGACGGTGCTGTTCTATGCGCTGGTGGTGTTCATCGTCGTGGTGTCGGTGTTCCCGTTCTACTACGCGATCCTGACCAGCTTCAAATCGGGTACGGATCTGTTCCGCATCACCTATTGGCCCACCTCGTTCAGCTGGAACAATTACCTGGCGGTGCTCAATACCGGCAGCTTCCCGCGTAACCTGCTGAACTCCATCTTCGTGGCGTCGGTTACGGTGCTGTTGGCGCTGTTCCTGGCGGTGACGGCTGCGTTTGCGCTGAGCCGGGTGCGGTTCCGGGGCCGGAGCCTGTTGCTGATGACGATCCTGGCCGTGTCGATGTTCCCGCAGATCGCGGTGCTGGCGGGGCTGTTCGAGGTGATCCGTGCGCTGGGTATCTACAATACGCCCTGGGCGCTGATCTTCTCCTACACCATCTTTACGCTGCCCTTTACCGTGTGGGTCCTGACCACCTTCATGCGGGACCTGCCAGTGGAGATCGAGGAAGCGGCCATTGTCGATGGGGCCTCGCCCTGGGTGATCATCACCCGCGTCTTCCTGCCGCTGATGTGGCCGGCTTTGGTGACCACGGGGCTGCTCGCCTTTATCGGGGCGTGGAACGAGTTCCTGTTCGCGCTGACCTTCACCTCGTCCAACAATACCCGCACCGTGCCGGTGGCCATCGCGCTGCTGTCGGGTGGGTCGCAATATGAAACGCCGTGGGGCCTGATCATGGCTGCCTCGGTCATCGTTACCGTGCCGCTGGTGATCCTGGTTCTGATCTTCCAGCGCAAGATCGTGTCTGGCCTGACGGCCGGCGGCGTCAAGGGTTAG
- a CDS encoding ABC transporter ATP-binding protein: MASIELRKIRKAFGAVEVIKGVDLEVRSGEFMVFVGPSGCGKSTLLRLISGLEDITSGEMLFDGKLVNALAPSKRGIAMVFQSYALYPHMTVYENMAFGLTLEKGHGKEEIRQRVEKAADMLQIRQYLDRLPKQLSGGQRQRVAIGRAITRDPKVFLFDEPLSNLDAALRVATRIEIAKLHESMNNVTMIYVTHDQVEAMTLADRICVLRDGVIEQVGTPMELYEKPNSVFVAGFIGSPKMNFISGEKAASFGADTVGIRGEHITIVPDNGTWSGTVIHTENLGADSYVYLEMGTEEPVVVRLDGANTYHSGDVVHISPMDDKIHRFDGAGKPLA, encoded by the coding sequence ATGGCAAGCATCGAGCTTCGCAAAATCCGCAAGGCCTTTGGCGCGGTGGAAGTCATCAAGGGGGTGGACCTGGAGGTCCGCTCCGGCGAATTCATGGTGTTCGTCGGCCCTTCGGGTTGCGGCAAATCTACGCTTCTCAGGCTGATTTCGGGGCTGGAGGACATTACCTCGGGCGAAATGCTGTTTGACGGCAAACTGGTCAACGCACTGGCGCCGTCCAAGCGGGGCATCGCCATGGTGTTCCAGTCCTACGCGCTTTATCCGCATATGACGGTCTACGAAAATATGGCGTTCGGGCTAACGCTCGAAAAGGGCCATGGCAAGGAAGAGATCCGCCAGCGGGTGGAAAAGGCCGCCGACATGCTGCAGATCCGGCAATATCTGGACCGGCTGCCCAAGCAGCTGTCGGGCGGGCAGCGCCAGCGCGTGGCCATTGGCCGCGCCATTACGCGCGACCCCAAAGTGTTCCTGTTCGACGAGCCGCTGTCGAACCTCGACGCGGCTTTGCGTGTGGCGACCCGGATCGAAATCGCCAAGCTGCATGAGAGCATGAACAACGTCACCATGATCTATGTGACGCATGATCAGGTGGAGGCCATGACGCTGGCCGACCGTATCTGCGTGCTGCGCGACGGGGTGATCGAGCAGGTCGGCACGCCGATGGAGCTTTATGAAAAGCCCAATTCGGTGTTCGTGGCCGGCTTTATCGGTAGCCCCAAGATGAATTTCATCTCCGGCGAAAAGGCCGCTTCCTTCGGCGCCGACACGGTGGGTATTCGCGGCGAACACATTACCATCGTGCCGGACAATGGCACCTGGAGCGGTACGGTGATCCATACGGAAAACCTGGGCGCGGATAGTTATGTTTATCTGGAAATGGGCACCGAGGAGCCGGTCGTGGTGCGGCTCGATGGGGCCAACACCTATCACAGCGGCGACGTGGTCCACATTTCGCCGATGGACGACAAAATCCACCGCTTTGACGGCGCGGGCAAGCCGCTCGCCTGA
- a CDS encoding ThuA domain-containing protein codes for MPIRTLVWGENVHEQKNKIVADNYPTGMHNQIAKLLSSDSNIVTKTTTLQEPEHGCSVEALAETDVLVWWGHAAHGEVKDEIVERIAKRVWEGMGLIVLHSGHFSKIFKRLMGSPCALHWREAGERERLWVTNPGHPIAKGLPAYFELEMEEMYGEPFSVPEPLETVFVSWFQGGEVFRSGLTYRRGAGNIFYFRPGHETYPTYHDDTVGLVLRNAVNWAYNANQFPQLLDAPNTPVDEAIEKIVERGPKLHHGREEGFK; via the coding sequence ATGCCGATCCGTACCCTGGTGTGGGGTGAAAATGTCCACGAGCAGAAGAACAAGATCGTGGCCGACAATTATCCCACCGGCATGCACAACCAGATCGCCAAGCTGCTGTCGAGCGACAGCAATATCGTGACCAAGACCACGACGCTGCAGGAGCCCGAGCATGGCTGCAGTGTCGAGGCGCTGGCCGAGACCGATGTGCTGGTGTGGTGGGGCCATGCGGCGCATGGCGAGGTGAAGGACGAGATCGTCGAGCGCATTGCCAAGCGGGTCTGGGAGGGCATGGGCCTGATCGTGCTGCATTCGGGCCATTTCTCCAAGATTTTCAAGCGCCTGATGGGTTCGCCCTGCGCGCTGCATTGGCGGGAAGCCGGTGAGCGCGAGCGGCTGTGGGTCACCAATCCAGGCCACCCGATCGCCAAGGGCCTGCCGGCCTATTTCGAACTCGAAATGGAAGAAATGTATGGCGAGCCCTTCAGCGTGCCTGAGCCGCTGGAAACCGTGTTCGTTTCCTGGTTCCAGGGCGGGGAAGTGTTCCGCTCGGGCCTGACCTATCGCCGCGGCGCGGGCAATATTTTCTACTTCCGCCCCGGCCACGAAACCTATCCGACCTATCATGACGACACGGTCGGCCTGGTGCTGCGCAATGCGGTCAACTGGGCGTATAACGCCAATCAGTTCCCGCAATTGCTGGATGCGCCGAATACGCCGGTGGATGAGGCGATCGAAAAGATCGTGGAACGCGGGCCGAAATTGCACCACGGCCGCGAAGAAGGCTTTAAATAA
- a CDS encoding Gfo/Idh/MocA family protein, with protein MRLLILGTGGMANQHAKHFAAIEGVTLAGGVDVDPARVEAFCAAHNMERSFGSLDAALAWGEFDAVANVTPDSVHHPTTMAALKGGKHVFCEKPLATDHAKAMEMTETAERLGLVNMVNLTYRNVSQLQKAREIVASGAVGKVKHFEASYLQSWLVSKAWGDWRTESQWLWRLSKKHGSNGVLGDIGVHILDFAAYGAGSDFSKVFCRLETFDKAENNRIGEYDLDANDSFAMTAQLENGALGVIHATRWATGHFNELRLRVYGELGSVEVQHRHDWSKLFTCLGADAETGTWTEVEVDTVPTNYMRFVEAVRAGKNLEPSFRHATNIQKVLDLAVVTDRDRSEHKV; from the coding sequence ATGCGGTTGCTCATTCTGGGTACCGGCGGCATGGCCAATCAACATGCCAAGCATTTTGCTGCCATCGAGGGCGTGACCCTGGCGGGTGGCGTGGACGTGGACCCGGCGCGGGTCGAGGCGTTCTGCGCGGCGCATAATATGGAGCGCAGCTTTGGCTCGCTCGACGCGGCGCTCGCCTGGGGCGAATTCGACGCGGTGGCCAATGTGACGCCCGATAGCGTGCACCATCCGACGACCATGGCCGCGCTCAAGGGCGGCAAGCACGTGTTCTGCGAAAAGCCGCTGGCGACCGACCATGCCAAGGCCATGGAAATGACCGAGACGGCCGAACGGCTTGGGCTGGTCAACATGGTCAACCTGACCTATCGCAATGTCAGCCAATTGCAGAAGGCGCGCGAAATCGTGGCTTCGGGCGCCGTCGGCAAGGTCAAGCATTTCGAGGCGAGTTACCTCCAGAGCTGGTTGGTGAGCAAAGCCTGGGGCGATTGGCGCACCGAGAGCCAGTGGCTGTGGCGGCTGAGCAAAAAGCACGGCTCCAATGGCGTTTTGGGCGATATCGGCGTGCATATTCTCGATTTTGCGGCCTATGGGGCGGGCAGCGATTTTTCCAAGGTGTTCTGCCGCCTGGAAACGTTCGACAAGGCCGAGAATAACCGTATCGGGGAATATGACCTGGACGCTAATGACAGCTTTGCCATGACGGCACAGCTGGAAAACGGCGCGCTGGGCGTGATCCACGCCACGCGTTGGGCCACCGGGCATTTCAACGAATTGCGGCTGCGCGTTTATGGCGAGCTGGGGTCGGTGGAAGTGCAGCACCGGCACGATTGGTCCAAGCTGTTCACCTGCCTCGGCGCGGATGCCGAAACCGGCACCTGGACCGAGGTCGAGGTCGATACTGTGCCGACCAATTACATGCGGTTCGTGGAAGCGGTGCGGGCGGGGAAGAATCTCGAGCCCAGCTTCCGGCACGCCACCAATATCCAGAAGGTGCTGGACCTGGCGGTGGTGACGGACCGGGACCGGAGCGAGCATAAGGTTTGA
- a CDS encoding GlsB/YeaQ/YmgE family stress response membrane protein yields MSIVWAIIIGFFAGLIAKWITPGDRKPSGFILTTVLGIVGSVLATWLGQAMGWYGPGDGANFIGAIVGAVIILLAWGQLAKRV; encoded by the coding sequence ATGAGTATTGTCTGGGCCATTATCATCGGGTTTTTTGCGGGGCTGATTGCCAAGTGGATTACGCCGGGGGATCGCAAGCCGAGCGGGTTTATTCTGACCACAGTGCTGGGCATTGTCGGCTCGGTGCTGGCGACGTGGCTGGGGCAGGCCATGGGCTGGTATGGGCCCGGCGATGGCGCCAATTTCATCGGGGCCATTGTGGGCGCGGTGATTATTCTTTTGGCCTGGGGGCAGTTGGCAAAGCGGGTTTAG